From Lagenorhynchus albirostris chromosome 15, mLagAlb1.1, whole genome shotgun sequence, one genomic window encodes:
- the RBBP9 gene encoding serine hydrolase RBBP9 isoform X1, which produces MGQAQSTPLSLLLANFGDVKSRGHNLSLDIRTRKLITFCRSEWPTFGVGWPTEGTFCLPIILKVKSRVFLPGKEGHPDQIPYILVWQDLTENPSPWMTPFLSSGSSPPDPIHYRRTRANPAGALQRTHETIWPKLKELYATGPPPTPHQLRPGDWVLVKRHRQETIEPRWKGPYQIILTTPTAIKVDSIAAWIHYTHVKLVDPFSDLIKSTKADVTWTVDRNKDNPFKLTLCRTLPHDDQDTWFPVFG; this is translated from the exons ATGGGCCAAGCACAGAgtacccccctctccctccttctcgctaATTTCGGGGATGTAAAGTCCCGAGGACACAACCTCAGTCTGGACATCCGGACAAGAAAACTAATTACCTTCTGCCGCTCTGAATGGCCAACTTTCGGGGTTGGCTGGCCCACCGAGGGTACCTTTTGTCTTCCTATAATCCTAAAAGTTAAATCTAGAGTTTTCTTGCCAGGAAAAGAAGGCCATCCAGACCAGATCCCCTACATCCTGGTATGGCAGGACCTGACAGAAAACCCATCTCCCTGGATGACCCCCTTTTTGTCATCAGGGTCAT CTCCTCCGGATCCTATTCACTACCGAAGAACGAGAGCGAATCCAGCTGGAG CCTTACAGCGGACACACGAGACAATCTGGCCCAAACTAAAAGAGCTATATGCAACAGGACCCCCGCCTACTCCACACCAGCTCCGGCCAGGTGACTGGGTCCTTGTCAAACGCCATCGACAAGAGACCATAGAACCCAGGTGGAAAGGACCTTACCAGATCATCCTGACAACGCCAACGGCCATCAAGGTGGACAGCATAGCTGCCTGGATCCATTACACCCACGTCAAGCTGGTGGACCCATTTTCTGACCTCATCAAGTCCACTAAAGCTGACGTCACCTGGACGGTGGACCGGAATAAGGATAATCCCTTCAAACTGACCTTGTGCCGTACCCTCCCCCATGATGACCAAG ATACCTGGTTTCCAGTGTTTGGCTAA
- the RBBP9 gene encoding serine hydrolase RBBP9 isoform X2: MAAPCKAVIVPGNGGEDVATHGWYSWVKRELAQIPGFQCLAKNMPDPITARESIWLPFMETELHCDEETIIIGHSSGAIAAMRYAETHRVCAIVLVSAYTSDLGDDNERASGYFSRPWQWEKIKANCPHIVQFGSTDDPFLPWKEQQEVANRLEAKLYRFTDRGHFQNTEFHELVSVVKSMLEVPG, from the exons ATGGCGGCGCCCTGCAAGGCGGTGATCGTCCCCGGGAACGGGGGCGAGGATGTGGCCACCCACGGCTGGTACAGCTGGGTGAAGAGGGAGCTGGCGCAG ATACCTGGTTTCCAGTGTTTGGCTAAAAACATGCCTGACCCAA TCACAGCTCGAGAGAGCATCTGGCTGCCCTTCATGGAGACGGAGCTGCACTGTGACGAGGAGACCATCATCATAGGCCACAGTTCTGGGGCCATTGCAGCCATGAG GTACGCAGAGACCCACCGGGTGTGTGCTATCGTGTTAGTGTCTGCGTACACGTCTGACCTGGGGGATGACAACGAACGGGCAAGCG GATACTTCAGCCGCCCCTGGCAGTGGGAGAAGATCAAAGCCAACTGCCCTCACATTGTGCAGTTTGGCTCCACCGACGATCCTTTCCTTCCTTGGAAGGAACAACAAGAAGTGGCCAACAGGTTGGAAGCCAAATTGTACAGATTCACTGACCGTGGCCATTTCCAGAACACAGAGTTTCATGAATTGGTTAGTGTGGTCAAGTCCATGCTGGAAGTGCCAGGATAG
- the RBBP9 gene encoding serine hydrolase RBBP9 isoform X3, translated as MMTKIPGFQCLAKNMPDPITARESIWLPFMETELHCDEETIIIGHSSGAIAAMRYAETHRVCAIVLVSAYTSDLGDDNERASGYFSRPWQWEKIKANCPHIVQFGSTDDPFLPWKEQQEVANRLEAKLYRFTDRGHFQNTEFHELVSVVKSMLEVPG; from the exons ATGATGACCAAG ATACCTGGTTTCCAGTGTTTGGCTAAAAACATGCCTGACCCAA TCACAGCTCGAGAGAGCATCTGGCTGCCCTTCATGGAGACGGAGCTGCACTGTGACGAGGAGACCATCATCATAGGCCACAGTTCTGGGGCCATTGCAGCCATGAG GTACGCAGAGACCCACCGGGTGTGTGCTATCGTGTTAGTGTCTGCGTACACGTCTGACCTGGGGGATGACAACGAACGGGCAAGCG GATACTTCAGCCGCCCCTGGCAGTGGGAGAAGATCAAAGCCAACTGCCCTCACATTGTGCAGTTTGGCTCCACCGACGATCCTTTCCTTCCTTGGAAGGAACAACAAGAAGTGGCCAACAGGTTGGAAGCCAAATTGTACAGATTCACTGACCGTGGCCATTTCCAGAACACAGAGTTTCATGAATTGGTTAGTGTGGTCAAGTCCATGCTGGAAGTGCCAGGATAG